From a single Brassica rapa cultivar Chiifu-401-42 chromosome A01, CAAS_Brap_v3.01, whole genome shotgun sequence genomic region:
- the LOC103857696 gene encoding transcription factor MYB87, with protein sequence MGRAPCCDKTVVKKGPWSPEEDAMLKSYIEKHGTGNNWIALPHKIGIKRCGKSCRLRWLNYLRPNLKHGGFTDEEDYIICSLYITIGSRWSIIASQLPGRTDNDIKNYWNTRLKKKLLSKQGKAIHQQLSLRLEPETTSKRSSFGQNQILMFHDENAKPPLNQTIHSKMVDPSITSFAMEEKRMVPVLESYSWEQNKVWLDIDHDAASSSYHHHASPHFNSMTSSSSSIGTNSPLQMSHYTINDNNQGDQEMFFMAGFENLQDELFDEIINNITTEFEFRGTETLNNNCLGHEINSFVDCPLKDN encoded by the exons atgggAAGAGCACCGTGCTGTGATAAAACGGTGGTGAAGAAAGGGCCATGGTCGCCGGAGGAAGACGCCATGCTTAAATCCTACATTGAAAAACACGGCACCGGCAACAATTGGATTGCCCTCCCTCACAAAATCG GGATCAAGAGATGTGGGAAGAGTTGTCGTTTGAGATGGCTTAATTACTTGAGGCCTAACTTAAAGCATGGAGGCTTCACTGATGAAGAAGATTACATCATTTGCAGCCTATACATTACAATTGGAAGCag GTGGTCTATCATTGCCTCACAATTACCAGGAAGAACAGACAACGATATCAAAAACTATTGGAACACAAGGCTTAAAAAGAAGCTATTAAGCAAGCAAGGGAAGGCAATTCATCAACAACTTAGTCTCAGACTCGAGCCGGAAACAACATCGAAAAGATCATCATTTGGTCAAAACCAGATCCTAATGTTTCATGATGAGAACGCGAAACCGCCGTTGAACCAAACCATACACAGCAAAATGGTGGATCCATCAATAACATCCTTCGCCATGGAAGAAAAAAGAATGGTTCCGGTATTGGAATCATATTCTTGGGAACAAAACAAGGTTTGGCTTGATATTGATCATGATGCAGCTTCGTCTTCTTATCATCATCACGCATCCCCACACTTTAACTCCATgactagtagtagtagtagcaTTGGTACTAATTCACCTCTACAAATGTCTCACTACACCATAAATGACAATAATCAGGGTGATCAAGAGATGTTCTTCATGGCCGGGTTTGAGAATCTTCAAGACGAGCTATTCGATGAGATAATCAATAACATCACGACAGAATTCGAGTTTCGTGGAACGGAGACGCTGAACAATAACTGCTTGGGTCATGAAATCAACTCCTTCGTTGATTGTCCTCTAAAAGATAATTAG
- the LOC103857842 gene encoding 1-aminocyclopropane-1-carboxylate synthase 8, whose translation MGLLSRKVTCNAHGQDSSYFLGWEEYEKNPYDNIKNPDGIIQMGLAENQLSFDLIEAWLVKNPEAANFEREGQSIFRELALFQDYHGLPSFKKAMADFMSENRGNRVSFDPRKLVLTAGATSANETLMFCLADPGDAFLLPTPYYPGFDRDLKWRTGAEIVPIQCTSANGFRITKSALEEAYEQAQKLNLKVKGVLITNPSNPLGTTTTRTELNHLLDFVSRKNIHLISDEIYSGTVFTSPGFISVMEVLKEKKLENTDVSKRVHIVYSLSKDLGLPGFRVGVIYSNDDIVVDAATKMSSFGLISSQTQYLLSALLSDKNFTKNYLKENQIRLKKRHMKLVSGLEAAGIKCLKSNAGLFCWVDMRHLLSSNTFEAEIELWKKIVYEVKLNISPGSSCHCNEPGWFRVCFANMSEETLKVAMNRLKMFVDGPSSSTRSQSEHQRLKSLRKMKVSNWVFRLSFQDREPEER comes from the exons ATGGGTCTATTGTCAAGAAAAGTTACTTGCAACGCTCATGGCCAAGATTCTTCGTACTTTTTGGGTTGGGAGGAATACGAGAAGAACCCTTACGACAACATCAAGAACCCAGACGGCATTATCCAGATGGGTCTCGCAGAAAATCAG TTATCTTTCGATCTTATCGAAGCATGGCTTGTCAAGAACCCCGAAGCGGCAAACTTCGAAAGAGAAGGCCAATCTATTTTCCGGGAACTAGCTCTTTTCCAAGACTATCATGGCCTGCCTTCCTTCAAGAAg GCCATGGCGGATTTCATGTCGGAAAATAGAGGAAACCGAGTTTCTTTTGATCCGAGAAAGCTTGTCCTAACCGCGGGTGCTACTTCGGCTAATGAAACTCTGATGTTCTGTCTCGCTGATCCTGGAGACGCTTTCTTGCTGCCTACTCCATATTATCCAGG ATTTGATAGGGATTTGAAATGGAGAACCGGAGCTGAGATCGTACCGATCCAGTGCACAAGTGCAAACGGATTCCGCATCACTAAATCCGCACTCGAAGAAGCCTACGAGCAAGCTCAAAAGCTTAACCTAAAAGTTAAAGGAGTCCTTATAACCAACCCATCTAACCCGTTGGGTACTACGACAACACGAACCGAACTAAACCATCTCTTAGACTTCGTGTCACGTAAGAATATACATTTGATAAGCGACGAGATCTACTCGGGTACCGTTTTCACTTCTCCTGGATTCATCAGCGTCATGGAAGTCCTCAAAGAGAAAAAGCTCGAAAACACCGATGTTTCTAAACGTGTCCACATCGTTTACAGTTTGTCTAAGGATCTAGGCCTGCCTGGTTTTCGCGTTGGAGTTATTTACTCTAACGATGATATTGTTGTCGACGCAGCGACAAAAATGTCCAGTTTCGGTCTAATCTCTTCTCAAACGCAATACCTCTTATCAGCATTGTTATCCGACAAAAACTTCACCAAGAACTACCTCAAAGAGAACCAAATCCGACTCAAAAAGCGTCACATGAAGCTCGTGTCGGGTCTAGAGGCTGCGGGCATCAAGTGTCTCAAGAGCAACGCCGGACTCTTTTGTTGGGTCGACATGAGACACCTGCTGAGTTCTAACACGTTTGAAGCCGAGATTGAGCTATGGAAAAAGATCGTATACGAGGTTAAGCTTAACATCTCTCCCGGTTCTTCATGCCATTGCAACGAGCCGggttggtttagggtttgtttcGCGAATATGAGCGAGGAAACACTAAAGGTTGCGATGAATAGATTGAAGATGTTCGTTGATGGACCGTCATCTAGTACAAGAAGTCAAAGTGAACATCAAAGACTGAAGAGTTTAAGGAAGATGAAAGTCTCTAACTGGGTTTTCCGGCTATCGTTTCAGGATCGAGAGCCCGAGGAACGATAG